One genomic segment of Rubripirellula amarantea includes these proteins:
- a CDS encoding MBL fold metallo-hydrolase, which translates to MATLKFCGAAGTVTGSCSLVRSETATFLVDCGLFQGNRTTQELNLGEFPFDASKVEFLVLTHAHIDHSGLLPKLTAAGFTGPIYTTPATKRLLEFMLADSAYIQQSNAERENRKRERRGQEPVVPIYTIEDAQETLKQIVTHDYETWFEPKPGLRVRFWNAGHLLGSLSAEIHVPEGGKSIRMLFSGDLGPEEKAFHPEPDAPQGYDYIICESTYGNRDREEYTLKARRDAMRDELKRALARGGNVVIPSFAVERSQELLHDIAVLLDSGEIPDADVYLDSPMARKATEVFMDFAGTMEDIEIDSAKLFRHKNFHITQSVDESKAINNIKKGAIIISASGMCNAGRIKHHLKNNIFRPESTILFVGYQSPGTLGNIITSGAKKVRIHGKEYEVRAQIRRLGNYSAHADQPELVNWLIERGPVTGGLFLNHGEDDSRAALRDLMVSKGYDPEKVFLPQFDESYELIAGGTAHSTEKPKPRIPVAQLERDWHNEYAEFMMDLSTQLQAASTPEARHQIMQKLSAALAN; encoded by the coding sequence ATGGCAACGTTAAAGTTTTGTGGTGCTGCTGGCACTGTCACCGGTTCTTGTTCGCTCGTGCGTAGTGAAACCGCCACCTTCTTGGTTGATTGTGGTTTGTTTCAAGGCAACCGAACGACTCAGGAACTTAACCTTGGTGAATTTCCCTTTGACGCGAGCAAGGTTGAATTTCTGGTGCTCACCCACGCCCACATCGATCATAGCGGGCTGCTTCCCAAACTCACCGCGGCGGGCTTCACGGGGCCGATCTACACCACGCCGGCAACTAAACGTTTGTTGGAATTCATGTTGGCCGACTCGGCGTACATTCAACAATCCAATGCCGAACGCGAAAATCGAAAGCGTGAGCGTCGCGGACAAGAGCCCGTCGTTCCGATTTACACGATCGAAGACGCGCAAGAGACTCTTAAACAGATCGTGACGCATGACTACGAAACCTGGTTCGAACCGAAACCGGGATTGCGAGTGAGGTTTTGGAACGCGGGTCACTTACTCGGTTCGTTATCGGCCGAGATTCACGTTCCCGAAGGCGGCAAATCGATCCGCATGCTCTTCTCAGGCGACCTTGGTCCCGAAGAAAAGGCGTTCCATCCCGAACCTGATGCTCCGCAGGGTTACGACTACATTATTTGCGAAAGCACTTACGGGAACCGCGACCGCGAAGAATACACCTTGAAGGCGCGTCGCGATGCGATGCGCGACGAACTCAAGCGAGCTTTGGCACGAGGTGGCAACGTTGTCATCCCATCGTTCGCCGTCGAACGTTCGCAAGAATTGTTGCATGACATCGCTGTGCTGCTTGATAGTGGTGAAATCCCGGATGCGGACGTCTACCTTGATTCACCGATGGCTCGCAAAGCGACCGAAGTGTTCATGGACTTTGCTGGGACCATGGAAGACATCGAAATTGATTCAGCGAAACTGTTTCGCCACAAAAACTTTCATATCACTCAGTCGGTTGATGAAAGTAAGGCGATCAACAACATCAAGAAAGGTGCGATCATTATCTCGGCCAGCGGCATGTGTAACGCCGGTCGGATCAAGCACCACTTGAAGAACAATATCTTCCGGCCCGAGTCAACGATTCTGTTTGTCGGTTACCAATCGCCCGGCACACTTGGAAACATCATTACCAGCGGTGCAAAGAAGGTCCGCATCCATGGAAAGGAATACGAGGTTCGGGCCCAAATCCGTCGTCTTGGTAATTACTCCGCCCACGCTGATCAACCTGAACTGGTCAATTGGCTGATCGAACGAGGTCCGGTCACGGGGGGGCTATTCTTGAATCATGGCGAAGACGATTCGCGTGCGGCGCTGCGTGATTTGATGGTGTCGAAAGGTTACGATCCCGAAAAGGTGTTTCTGCCTCAATTTGACGAAAGTTACGAACTGATCGCCGGTGGCACCGCTCATTCGACCGAAAAGCCCAAGCCAAGGATTCCGGTCGCTCAACTCGAACGGGATTGGCACAACGAGTACGCTGAGTTCATGATGGATCTAAGCACTCAATTGCAGGCGGCTAGCACGCCGGAGGCAAGACACCAGATCATGCAAAAGCTCTCCGCTGCGCTTGCCAATTAA
- a CDS encoding tandem-95 repeat protein, which produces MPRSTSRRSSIGKPFAHKPNRQVRRRMMFESLEQKRLFAGDVGTGGLVFETPPSQAEAVGELLELQLDVTRDGTSLLDSNRAFTANVGDRFDFEIRYDDLRVFDDRLGAYSVYADISSSIENAPVEPLLTETQFLFIDDPGSGGSSSEILISMDGRGSSTIAYDDFAGDAVDALGNALQGLGFDSSEFSVEQVSTSVADLAYQIRFLGEDFYNVDVPPLSVDLIGFGVDADSSVDEVPARLADGSVNSDAIQYNLITANPTFNNSEDFYKFVNEGAYNSTDFLVGLGGLGLADTSGLGIPGLSDDGVFVEPFFVVGLPVEVVATGVDVEFEVGPSSTASSILLYGESEALASDFILLDEDAVVTGTFVASHPIAQNPVLREDVNDDGTISLADALAVTNQLPAIGTVGSPFAAPYLDVDGDGSVTPLDANRVMTALDALDNGEPIDEFVTSDAPSLLALGLDARKDGVSVLDGGNSGMLQVGDIFELEVFYEDLRAESDRSGAFSLFVDITASQPDKFRPVVSETQQIFFSEEIRSASGGSIEVALQGESGTVQVSLADIQISPSDALSTALESLGFGPDRVEVTRIDMRGADAIGLQLRFTDKMVDIPNVTIDTSGLTGASVVADVVETAAFLSDGETVNPAAIEFNINSFSRTLNGGTEFYSPMQGATYSLDEGSLFQSIGGVGGLSTGEGIRGFSSDGTLVQPFAAFSIELEVIADADDVEFEVGRAASPDHPIALYGLDNALGPNQVIGGNYERITLDFQASESDLVAGNESLTLVEDAFAGIDLSTLVTGGIPDTYAIEVEPESGFTLLNGSSVQYYPNSNFFGSDSFVYRVSNASGSATGVISLTVSPVNDTPVAIDDAVSTTPDTELTISGSSLTANDSAGPNEDDQTLTVVGVGESAAGATVTLEDGDITYVPATGFNGTDTFTYEVSDGVLQSTATVVVSVGNGELIELQLDVTRDGTSLLDEDRNFSAKVGDRFNFEIYYDDLRVLDEEIGAFAIFADIMSSAEAPLKPLMTETQLLSIGSEVADESTEESELLFSMEGRTGVSIAYSDFSDDKVGSLESAFVAMGFEVDEFSVTEYETSSGNLNFRIRFLGDSFIDQDVPPLTVEFISFLADVSTETTQIDVRNSDGSINSDAVRFNLVLESPTFNQGEAFYADLTEGSYSETTFLTRLGGIGPVVSDGGGVPSLSNDGVFIQPFFVLALPFEVTGISEAIEFEVKANEGDESVLLYGRDSLVTPELVFTDRDAIVTGTFTAGLHNAVLREDVNGDGMVSALDAIQVMNLLPLIDSQGPYVGVLYPDVDADGEVTAIDVNRIMTAMAALEAGEPIDDFVTSDADGLLALSLDAKIGGDSILDGDGRATLRPGQYFELEVQYEDLRSEDDRLGAFSLFADIATSHPETFRPVFSEHQQVFFSSDIAQTDGGVIRFSTEEGVATAEVSHQDFVESPLAAITDAAYELFGPTAVSVSQIRILDSDVLGFRLQFSGDYDAPNVNVDVSELTGAAVEVSVVEVPGRLEDGSLNPAAFAHSLTVTPWSTDNQVSFYQPFLQGASYDPDSNDVFRNIGGVGALVGDGGGIPSLIQDELPQPFTSFTITLEVLQNADDVVFEIGRSNGDSPTLLYGLDNPLGESQVIAGANARIVLDFVTPEVVVADDVTITQLEDNFSGIDLATLVSSGEATLFDTVGSPQNGTVFLEGSLLRYFPLENFFGTDSIEYVASDGVTSSSATITFEVQPVNDPPISMDDDISGLEDTEILVSIEQLLANDNDGDGAGQTLSITEVGETTSGATVEIDGDNIRYIPLANFAGSDSFTYTVSDSETTARGTVNVFIESVNDPPVANDDELQTKSGTTVDVSIETLLSNDSPGPLEDQTLALTNVEASDSGAVVVIDGDRVFYTSASGFVGTDTFTYTLSDGDLEVTGTVTVAVESAAEPVSLFFEGETAYDLIIRPNGDDLEVYQVSTEDIVFSRSIELVESLSISVDNGLSNSIRIENQSRLPFAIHVEVNGDGDDSLVVAEGTVSVVTLDTGDAESLSGPLTLTLGEGYEPLSASGFERVAVEEIDEILIASNLAIGDGELILNSSDPVELPAVTSIEGGSLSSTAAVLVGDESSIVGNGTVSTMDDSETPLTINGTVDGASADSRLTFTGFVNGNGSFSNVTFAGTFSPGLSATISDNGNVIYADTSNVIIELGGPIAGSGFDQVNHTGVAAVLGDVDVQLINDFQPSGGESYTIMTATDSLVNEIGELKLPELSQGLRWVVRETANTLRLEVEVDTGLLDGELVVDVVDGQLVVKTANGDPVPVSGNRLRLQVRPTDQFVNVAGFENSGTEVVDGVFVQKVSLGDVELEIAGSGWTNYINPADVDGSGSITSLDALLIINNMLRAGLFTSENFDLIDPATLAEFPNAFYDVSGDGRGSALDALRVINRISVVVVDGEGEEVAPLAGVASSPGETDRAMENLAIDIRSETPTKIASFATDQANVDAAIASLFDDDDKEGSSIGDIAGLDTLGW; this is translated from the coding sequence ATGCCTAGGTCCACATCCCGCCGTTCTTCGATCGGCAAGCCTTTCGCACACAAGCCAAACCGCCAAGTTCGTCGACGAATGATGTTTGAGTCGCTTGAACAGAAACGGCTCTTTGCCGGGGATGTCGGAACGGGTGGACTTGTGTTCGAGACTCCACCTAGTCAGGCAGAGGCGGTTGGTGAATTGTTGGAACTGCAGCTCGACGTGACTCGTGATGGAACGTCTTTGTTGGATTCCAATCGCGCGTTCACGGCGAACGTTGGCGACCGCTTTGACTTTGAGATCCGTTACGACGACTTGAGGGTCTTTGACGACCGGCTGGGTGCCTATTCCGTTTACGCGGACATCTCAAGCAGCATTGAAAACGCTCCCGTCGAACCGCTGCTCACGGAGACTCAATTCTTGTTCATCGACGATCCCGGTAGCGGTGGATCGTCTTCTGAAATATTGATTTCGATGGATGGACGCGGTTCATCGACGATTGCTTATGACGATTTCGCAGGCGATGCCGTGGACGCTCTTGGTAATGCGCTGCAAGGATTAGGTTTTGATTCCTCGGAATTCTCCGTTGAGCAAGTCTCTACGAGCGTTGCGGACCTTGCTTATCAAATTCGTTTCTTGGGCGAGGATTTTTACAACGTTGACGTTCCCCCGCTTTCGGTTGATCTGATTGGCTTTGGTGTCGACGCGGACTCAAGCGTTGACGAAGTTCCCGCCAGACTTGCCGACGGGTCGGTCAATTCTGATGCGATTCAATACAACTTGATCACGGCGAATCCGACCTTCAACAATTCGGAAGACTTCTACAAGTTCGTCAACGAAGGTGCCTACAACTCAACGGACTTTCTTGTGGGACTTGGCGGTTTAGGTCTGGCGGATACCTCTGGGTTGGGTATTCCAGGACTATCCGATGACGGAGTCTTTGTCGAACCATTCTTCGTCGTAGGACTTCCGGTCGAGGTTGTCGCGACGGGCGTTGACGTTGAGTTTGAAGTCGGACCTAGCTCGACTGCCTCTTCTATTCTGCTTTATGGAGAGAGCGAGGCTTTGGCATCGGACTTTATTCTGCTTGATGAGGACGCAGTGGTCACCGGCACGTTCGTTGCATCTCACCCGATCGCTCAGAATCCTGTGCTCCGTGAGGATGTGAATGACGATGGAACCATTTCGTTGGCTGATGCTCTAGCGGTCACCAACCAACTGCCTGCGATCGGCACGGTCGGATCTCCGTTTGCTGCGCCGTATCTAGATGTCGACGGTGATGGCAGCGTAACACCGCTCGATGCCAATCGTGTCATGACCGCGTTGGACGCGTTAGACAATGGCGAGCCGATCGACGAATTCGTTACCTCCGATGCTCCGTCACTTTTGGCCTTGGGACTCGACGCTCGCAAGGACGGTGTCTCGGTCTTGGATGGCGGCAACTCAGGGATGTTACAAGTCGGAGACATTTTCGAACTGGAAGTGTTCTACGAAGACCTGCGCGCCGAATCGGATCGCTCCGGAGCCTTTTCGCTATTTGTTGACATCACTGCATCGCAACCCGACAAGTTCCGGCCTGTCGTTTCGGAAACTCAGCAAATCTTCTTCTCCGAAGAAATCAGGAGTGCCAGCGGAGGCAGCATCGAAGTTGCGTTGCAAGGCGAGTCCGGTACAGTCCAAGTCAGTTTGGCGGACATTCAGATCAGTCCTAGCGACGCTCTGTCAACGGCCCTCGAAAGCCTTGGGTTTGGACCCGATCGCGTTGAAGTAACCCGGATCGATATGCGAGGCGCAGACGCGATTGGTTTGCAGCTTCGCTTTACCGACAAGATGGTTGACATTCCTAATGTCACGATCGACACAAGTGGTTTGACCGGAGCATCGGTTGTCGCTGATGTTGTCGAGACTGCGGCGTTCTTGTCCGATGGCGAGACGGTGAATCCGGCGGCGATTGAGTTCAATATCAATTCGTTCTCTCGTACGCTCAACGGCGGGACCGAGTTTTATTCTCCGATGCAAGGCGCTACCTATTCGCTCGATGAGGGGAGTCTGTTTCAAAGCATCGGTGGTGTCGGCGGATTATCGACCGGTGAAGGCATCCGCGGATTCTCAAGCGACGGTACACTCGTCCAACCGTTTGCCGCATTTAGTATTGAGCTTGAAGTCATTGCCGATGCCGACGATGTGGAATTTGAAGTCGGTCGGGCAGCGTCGCCGGATCATCCTATCGCGTTGTATGGTCTTGATAACGCACTTGGCCCCAATCAAGTCATTGGTGGAAACTACGAACGGATCACTCTCGATTTTCAGGCTTCAGAATCTGACTTGGTGGCGGGTAACGAGAGCCTAACTCTTGTCGAGGACGCGTTTGCGGGGATCGACCTTTCCACGCTTGTCACCGGCGGTATTCCCGACACTTACGCCATCGAAGTTGAGCCTGAGTCTGGTTTCACCCTCTTAAATGGGTCGTCGGTGCAGTACTACCCGAACTCGAACTTCTTTGGTTCCGACAGTTTTGTTTATCGAGTCTCAAACGCGTCCGGTTCGGCAACCGGAGTGATCTCGCTAACGGTTTCGCCCGTCAATGATACCCCCGTTGCGATCGACGATGCCGTGTCGACGACGCCCGACACCGAGCTAACTATTTCCGGATCGTCGCTGACGGCGAACGATAGCGCCGGGCCAAACGAGGATGATCAAACGCTAACGGTGGTCGGAGTTGGCGAAAGTGCCGCGGGTGCGACTGTCACTCTCGAAGATGGTGATATCACTTATGTTCCCGCCACTGGTTTCAACGGAACGGACACCTTCACGTACGAGGTGAGCGACGGAGTTCTGCAGTCAACCGCTACGGTTGTCGTGTCGGTGGGGAATGGCGAACTCATTGAACTTCAACTCGATGTGACCCGAGATGGAACTTCGTTGCTTGACGAGGATCGCAACTTTTCCGCAAAGGTTGGTGATCGGTTCAACTTCGAAATTTACTACGACGACCTGCGCGTGTTGGATGAGGAAATCGGCGCCTTTGCAATCTTCGCCGACATCATGAGTAGTGCAGAGGCCCCGCTAAAACCTTTGATGACTGAAACGCAATTGCTCTCCATCGGCAGCGAAGTGGCTGACGAGTCCACCGAGGAAAGTGAGTTGCTATTTTCAATGGAGGGTCGGACCGGGGTGTCGATCGCGTACTCTGATTTCTCGGACGACAAAGTTGGCTCGCTCGAAAGTGCATTCGTGGCGATGGGATTTGAAGTCGATGAGTTTTCAGTCACCGAGTACGAAACGAGCAGTGGGAACCTCAATTTTAGAATTCGCTTTCTCGGCGATTCTTTCATTGACCAAGATGTGCCTCCGCTGACCGTTGAATTCATTAGTTTTCTAGCTGATGTATCGACTGAGACAACCCAAATCGACGTTCGCAACAGCGACGGAAGTATCAATTCGGATGCCGTTCGATTCAATCTCGTTCTTGAAAGTCCAACCTTCAATCAAGGGGAAGCGTTCTACGCTGACCTGACTGAAGGTTCGTACAGTGAAACTACTTTCTTGACGCGATTGGGAGGTATCGGCCCCGTCGTGTCCGATGGTGGAGGCGTTCCTAGCCTGTCCAATGATGGTGTATTCATTCAACCATTCTTTGTGTTGGCGTTGCCGTTCGAGGTTACGGGGATCAGCGAAGCGATTGAGTTTGAAGTGAAAGCCAACGAAGGGGACGAATCAGTGCTCCTGTACGGTAGAGACAGTTTGGTAACGCCCGAACTTGTTTTTACTGACCGGGATGCCATTGTCACGGGAACTTTCACAGCGGGTTTGCACAACGCAGTGCTTCGAGAAGATGTCAACGGTGACGGAATGGTCTCGGCACTTGATGCTATTCAAGTCATGAATTTGTTGCCGTTGATCGATTCCCAAGGACCGTATGTGGGTGTCTTGTACCCGGATGTCGATGCCGATGGGGAAGTTACTGCTATTGACGTCAATCGAATCATGACGGCCATGGCTGCTTTGGAAGCGGGTGAGCCGATTGATGATTTTGTCACTTCGGATGCCGACGGACTGCTCGCGTTAAGTTTGGACGCGAAGATCGGCGGGGACTCGATCCTTGATGGTGATGGCAGGGCTACGCTGCGGCCGGGCCAGTATTTTGAGTTGGAGGTTCAATACGAAGATTTGCGCAGTGAAGACGATCGGCTTGGTGCGTTTTCTCTATTCGCCGACATCGCGACGAGCCATCCTGAAACCTTCCGTCCGGTGTTTTCAGAGCACCAGCAAGTATTCTTTTCGAGCGATATCGCTCAAACGGACGGTGGTGTGATTCGCTTCTCGACCGAGGAAGGTGTTGCAACCGCAGAAGTATCGCACCAGGATTTTGTGGAGTCGCCGCTCGCTGCGATAACCGACGCGGCGTACGAATTGTTCGGTCCTACTGCGGTTTCCGTTTCGCAAATCCGAATTCTAGACAGCGATGTCCTCGGTTTTCGTTTGCAGTTCTCGGGAGATTACGATGCGCCTAACGTCAATGTGGACGTCAGTGAGTTGACCGGCGCGGCGGTGGAAGTGTCCGTGGTCGAAGTGCCCGGCAGACTCGAGGACGGGAGTTTGAATCCAGCAGCGTTCGCTCATTCACTGACAGTGACCCCTTGGTCGACGGACAACCAAGTCTCGTTCTATCAACCTTTCTTGCAAGGCGCCTCGTATGATCCCGATTCCAACGACGTTTTCCGTAACATCGGTGGTGTCGGTGCGCTCGTCGGGGACGGAGGTGGAATCCCGTCGCTTATCCAAGATGAGCTTCCGCAACCTTTCACCTCATTCACGATCACTCTAGAAGTGCTGCAAAATGCGGACGATGTGGTCTTTGAGATCGGCAGGTCCAATGGCGATTCACCGACCTTGCTGTATGGTCTCGATAATCCATTAGGCGAATCCCAGGTCATCGCAGGTGCGAATGCTCGAATCGTGCTGGACTTTGTGACTCCCGAAGTCGTGGTCGCGGATGACGTGACGATCACGCAGTTGGAAGACAACTTTTCCGGCATCGATTTGGCAACCCTGGTTAGCTCGGGCGAAGCAACCTTGTTTGATACCGTGGGAAGTCCGCAGAACGGGACGGTGTTCTTGGAAGGATCGTTGTTGCGTTACTTCCCGCTTGAGAACTTCTTTGGAACGGATTCGATCGAGTACGTGGCAAGCGATGGTGTGACGTCATCATCCGCGACGATCACTTTCGAAGTGCAGCCAGTCAATGATCCTCCGATCAGCATGGACGACGACATCAGCGGACTTGAGGACACTGAGATACTCGTGTCAATCGAGCAACTGCTCGCCAATGACAATGATGGCGACGGCGCCGGACAAACACTGTCGATTACGGAAGTGGGAGAAACCACTAGCGGTGCCACCGTTGAAATTGACGGCGACAATATTCGGTACATCCCGCTAGCGAACTTCGCCGGGTCGGATTCGTTCACGTATACCGTTAGCGACTCAGAGACCACGGCAAGAGGCACGGTCAATGTCTTCATTGAATCGGTCAACGATCCACCGGTCGCCAACGATGACGAGCTGCAAACCAAGTCAGGCACAACGGTTGATGTGTCGATCGAAACTCTTTTGTCCAACGACAGCCCCGGGCCCTTGGAAGACCAAACGCTTGCGCTAACCAACGTGGAAGCCAGTGATTCGGGGGCCGTTGTCGTGATTGATGGCGATCGTGTTTTCTACACATCAGCATCTGGCTTCGTAGGCACAGACACATTCACGTACACGTTGTCCGACGGTGATTTGGAAGTTACGGGGACGGTGACTGTCGCAGTGGAATCGGCGGCTGAGCCGGTGTCGTTATTCTTCGAGGGTGAAACTGCCTACGATCTGATCATTCGACCTAATGGTGATGATTTAGAGGTCTACCAAGTCTCGACCGAAGATATCGTTTTTAGTCGTTCTATCGAGCTGGTGGAGAGCCTGAGCATTTCCGTCGACAACGGACTGTCTAACTCAATCCGTATTGAAAACCAATCGAGATTGCCGTTTGCGATCCATGTCGAAGTCAATGGCGACGGCGACGATTCTTTGGTGGTCGCGGAAGGTACGGTTTCCGTTGTCACGCTCGACACCGGTGATGCGGAATCACTTAGCGGCCCGCTGACATTGACTCTTGGCGAAGGTTATGAGCCATTGTCCGCGAGTGGCTTCGAGCGAGTGGCGGTTGAAGAAATCGATGAGATTCTGATAGCCAGTAATCTCGCTATTGGTGATGGAGAGTTGATCCTGAACTCTAGCGACCCGGTCGAATTGCCTGCTGTAACTTCCATCGAAGGCGGATCTTTGTCGTCAACCGCCGCCGTGTTGGTAGGAGACGAAAGTTCGATCGTTGGCAACGGTACCGTATCAACGATGGACGACTCGGAAACGCCTTTGACAATCAACGGAACAGTCGACGGTGCATCGGCGGATTCGCGACTGACATTCACTGGGTTTGTTAATGGAAATGGAAGTTTCAGCAACGTGACCTTCGCAGGGACGTTTTCGCCGGGACTAAGCGCGACAATATCCGACAACGGGAACGTGATTTACGCTGACACCAGCAACGTGATCATTGAACTAGGCGGACCCATTGCCGGTAGCGGTTTTGATCAGGTCAACCACACCGGCGTGGCGGCCGTCTTGGGTGATGTTGATGTGCAGTTGATCAACGACTTTCAACCCAGTGGCGGTGAGAGTTACACGATCATGACGGCAACCGATTCATTGGTCAACGAAATTGGTGAGCTGAAGTTGCCCGAGTTGAGTCAGGGATTGAGGTGGGTGGTTCGGGAAACCGCGAACACGTTGCGTTTGGAAGTTGAAGTCGACACCGGGCTGTTGGACGGTGAATTGGTCGTCGATGTCGTTGATGGTCAACTTGTCGTGAAGACAGCGAATGGCGATCCCGTGCCCGTTTCGGGAAATCGACTTCGATTGCAGGTCCGACCGACCGACCAGTTTGTCAATGTTGCTGGCTTCGAAAACTCAGGAACGGAAGTGGTTGACGGTGTGTTCGTCCAAAAAGTTTCGCTCGGCGACGTCGAGCTTGAAATTGCCGGAAGCGGATGGACGAACTACATCAATCCGGCGGATGTGGACGGGTCAGGTTCGATCACTTCGTTAGATGCGTTGCTTATCATCAACAACATGTTGCGGGCGGGCCTATTTACGTCGGAAAACTTTGACCTGATTGATCCGGCTACCTTGGCTGAGTTTCCCAACGCGTTTTACGATGTCAGCGGCGACGGTCGTGGATCGGCCCTGGATGCTCTTCGCGTGATCAATCGAATATCCGTTGTTGTCGTCGATGGTGAAGGCGAAGAAGTGGCTCCGCTCGCAGGCGTTGCATCGTCGCCGGGGGAAACGGATCGAGCGATGGAAAACTTAGCGATTGACATCAGAAGCGAAACGCCTACAAAAATCGCTTCCTTTGCGACCGATCAAGCCAATGTTGATGCCGCAATCGCTAGCCTTTTCGATGATGATGACAAGGAAGGTTCATCTATCGGGGACATTGCGGGGCTGGATACACTGGGATGGTAG
- a CDS encoding trans-sulfuration enzyme family protein yields the protein MTLDISSNTTDSDAVDSNRPRPSHSDILANAGLSTKSVHAGEPRQKAGGSISAPIVTASTFTFESTDDLLRFVEGHEDRPEYGRYGTPNEKSVEAKLAALDGAEEAILYSSGMAAIVGLLMTKLSAGDEIVFFDQCYHRSREFCAKHLARFGVVTRQVPTGDFAAMEAAINESTKMLVSESPTNPHLTVVDLEKFVAVGKANEVETLIDATLATPFNIRPIEYGVDYVLHSATKYLGGHNDLLAGSICGSKEQLEPVRKLRGILGSVNSSHNLYLLERGLKTFELRMQRHNENGQRIAEFLEAHPRVERVYYPGLASHPTHATAALQMRGFGGLITFTIKDADWKETSRVVDAARIPRIAPSLGGVESLIEQPLVMSYFSCTPEERIRFGIADNMIRMSCGIENAEDLIADLKQALDA from the coding sequence ATGACACTGGATATCTCTTCAAATACAACCGATTCCGACGCCGTCGACTCCAATCGTCCGCGTCCTTCTCATTCGGACATCTTGGCCAACGCAGGCCTATCGACAAAGTCAGTTCACGCGGGTGAACCAAGACAAAAAGCAGGCGGGTCAATCAGTGCTCCGATTGTGACCGCTTCGACGTTCACCTTCGAATCCACTGACGATCTGCTTCGCTTTGTCGAAGGACACGAAGACCGTCCGGAGTATGGTCGCTACGGCACGCCCAACGAAAAAAGCGTCGAAGCAAAGCTAGCCGCCCTCGATGGTGCCGAAGAAGCGATTCTTTATAGCAGTGGCATGGCGGCTATCGTCGGCTTGTTGATGACCAAACTAAGCGCTGGTGATGAGATCGTATTCTTTGACCAGTGTTACCACCGCAGTCGTGAGTTTTGCGCAAAGCATCTCGCTCGTTTCGGCGTCGTCACGCGACAAGTCCCCACCGGAGACTTCGCCGCGATGGAAGCCGCGATTAACGAGAGCACGAAGATGTTGGTGAGCGAATCGCCAACCAATCCTCATTTGACGGTCGTTGATCTCGAAAAATTTGTGGCGGTGGGCAAAGCTAACGAAGTTGAAACGTTGATCGACGCGACGTTGGCGACGCCGTTCAACATCCGCCCGATTGAATACGGCGTTGATTACGTGCTTCATTCGGCCACCAAATATCTTGGCGGTCACAACGACTTGCTCGCCGGATCGATTTGCGGATCCAAGGAACAACTCGAACCCGTTCGCAAATTGCGGGGAATTCTCGGCAGCGTGAATTCCTCCCACAATCTGTACTTACTCGAACGTGGGCTCAAGACGTTCGAACTTAGGATGCAGCGGCACAACGAAAATGGCCAACGGATCGCTGAGTTCCTGGAAGCCCATCCCCGAGTCGAGCGTGTCTATTATCCGGGCCTTGCGTCTCATCCGACTCACGCGACGGCGGCTTTGCAAATGCGGGGCTTCGGCGGGTTGATCACATTCACGATCAAGGACGCTGATTGGAAAGAGACCTCTCGCGTGGTTGATGCCGCTCGCATCCCACGGATCGCGCCGAGTTTGGGCGGTGTGGAATCGTTGATCGAGCAGCCGTTGGTGATGAGCTATTTTAGCTGTACACCGGAAGAGCGAATCCGTTTTGGTATCGCCGACAACATGATTCGTATGTCCTGCGGTATCGAGAACGCCGAAGACTTAATCGCTGACTTAAAGCAGGCGCTCGACGCATAG